One genomic region from Anopheles bellator chromosome 2, idAnoBellAS_SP24_06.2, whole genome shotgun sequence encodes:
- the LOC131212280 gene encoding angiotensin-converting enzyme-like isoform X1, with product MAAIAWQVTLLLLLVIIGPIAGLSATLRANDGEQPAASESTARAIVDGYEPDILELNYNTTLESWAYETNVSDESLKLRDDAVAEQTSFLKEVARELRLYDFNSFKDADLKRRIKKLTDLGYAALSEDKFTLLVDAISRMQENYATAKVCEYRNESNCQFGLEPELTERLAKGRDAEELKYYWVQWHDVAGKSVRKDFDEYVTLNREAAQLNNFTSGAEYWLDAYEDETFEAQVDAAIEQIKPLYEQIHAYVRYKLRKYYGGEIVSEKGPIPIHLLGNMWGQTWDNVADITTPFPKKKLLDVTEEMVRQGYTAVKMFQMGDEFFQSLNMTKLPPTFWEKSILEKPKDGRELVCHASAWDFYKTDDVRIKQCTRINMEDFFTVHHELGHIQYYLQYQHLPSVYREGANPGFHEAVGDVLSLSVSSPKHLERIGLLKGFVLDEESKLNQFYQSGLGKLVFLPFAYTLDKYRWQIFRGEVKPENYNCKFWEMRSKYSGVEPPVVRSEDDFDAAAKYHVSADVEYLRYFVSYIVQFQFHRAACEKAGQYVKGDPEKTVNNCDIYRSAEAGNALKAMLALGSSKPWPDAMEVLTGQRKMSAEALIEYFQPLYDWLVKENKAIGAFVGWEPTDKCKSA from the exons ATGGCAGCAATTGCGTGGCAGGTGACACTACTGCTATTGCTGGTGATAATTGGCCCAATCGCTGGCCTTTCCGCGACACTCCGTGCGAATGACGGAGAACAGCCGGCGGCAAGCGAATCGACTGCTCGCGCCATCGTCGATGGCTACGAACCGGACATTCTGGAGCTGAACTACAACACCACGCTGGAGTCTTGGGCGTACGAAACGAACGTGTCGGACGAGTCGCTAAAGCTGCGCGACGATGCCGTCGCAGAGCAAACGAGCTTTCTGAAG GAAGTTGCCCGTGAACTGCGGCTGTACGATTTCAACAGCTTCAAGGATGCCGACCTGAAGCGCCGGATCAAGAAGCTGACGGACCTCGGGTATGCGGCCTTGAGCGAGGACAAGTTTACGCTGCTCGTCGATGCGATCTCGCGCATGCAGGAGAACTACGCCACGGCGAAGGTGTGCGAGTATCGGAATGAATCCAACTGCCAGTTTGGGCTGGAACCGGAGCTGACGGAGAGGCTGGCGAAGGGCCGCGATGCGGAGGAGCTGAAGTATTATTGGGTGCAGTGGCACGATGTGGCCGGGAAGTCGGTGCGGAAGGATTTCGACGAGTACGTCACTCTGAACCGTGAGGCTGCCCAGCTGAACA ATTTTACGTCGGGCGCTGAGTATTGGTTGGATGCGTATGAGGATGAGACTTTCGAGGCACAAGTCGATGCAGCCATCGAACAGATAAAACCCCTGTACGAGCAGATCCATGCGTACGTAAGGTACAAGCTGCGGAAATACTACGGCGGTGAGATCGTGTCCGAGAAGGGACCCATCCCGATCCACCTACTCGGCAATATGTGGGGACAAACGTGGGACAATGTGGCGGACATCACGACACCgttcccgaagaagaagctgctggACGTCACCGAAGAGATGGTTCGCCAGGGCTACACTGCGGTGAAAATGTTCCAGATGGGCGACGAATTTTTCCAGTCACTGAACATGACCAAGCTGCCACC GACATTCTGGGAGAAGAGCATCCTAGAGAAGCCCAAGGACGGCAGGGAATTGGTGTGCCACGCCAGCGCCTGGGATTTCTACAAAACGGACGATGTGCGCATTAAGCAGTGCACTCGCATCAATATGGAAGATTTCTTCACGGTGCACCACGAACTCGGCCACATCCAGTACTACCTGCAGTACCAGCACTTGCCCAGTGTCTACCGGGAGGGCGCCAATCCGGGCTTCCATGAGGCGGTTGGTGATGTGCTTTCCCTGTCCGTTTCGAGTCCGAAACATCTGGAGCGCATCGGTTTGCTGAAGGGCTTTGTGCTGGATGAAGAATCGAAGCTGAACCAGTTCTATCAGTCCGGGCTCGGGAAGCTGGTCTTCCTACCGTTTGCCTACACGTTGGACAAGTACCGTTGGCAGATTTTTCGTGGTGAAGTGAAGCCCGAAAACTACAACTGCAAGTTCTGGGAGATGCGCTCGAAGTACTCCGGTGTCGAGCCGCCGGTCGTGCGCAGCGAGGACGATTTTGATGCGGCCGCCAAGTACCACGTGTCGGCGGATGTCGAGTACCTGCGCTACTTTGTGTCATACATCGTgcagttccagttccaccGGGCTGCGTGTGAGAAGGCGGGACAGTACGTGAAGGGAGATCCAGAGAAGACGGTCAATAACTGCGATATCTACCGGAGTGCCGAGGCTGGCAATGCGCTGAAAGCGATGCTAGCGTTGGGCTCGTCGAAACCGTGGCCAGATGCGATGGAGGTCCTTACCGGGCAGCGCAAAATGAGTGCCGAGGCCTTGATCGAGTACTTCCAGCCGCTGTACGATTGGTTggtgaaggaaaacaaagcaatCGGCGCTTTCGTTGGATGGGAACCGACTGACA AATGTAAATCAGCCTAA
- the LOC131212280 gene encoding angiotensin-converting enzyme-like isoform X2 has protein sequence MWSVLLLVVALAAVTIRASDPDLERSELAAQRYVGELEDEVLARNNNATELSWAYESNITEEALKRRNEAASRNANFFKEVARELRLYDFNSFKDADLKRRIKKLTDLGYAALSEDKFTLLVDAISRMQENYATAKVCEYRNESNCQFGLEPELTERLAKGRDAEELKYYWVQWHDVAGKSVRKDFDEYVTLNREAAQLNNFTSGAEYWLDAYEDETFEAQVDAAIEQIKPLYEQIHAYVRYKLRKYYGGEIVSEKGPIPIHLLGNMWGQTWDNVADITTPFPKKKLLDVTEEMVRQGYTAVKMFQMGDEFFQSLNMTKLPPTFWEKSILEKPKDGRELVCHASAWDFYKTDDVRIKQCTRINMEDFFTVHHELGHIQYYLQYQHLPSVYREGANPGFHEAVGDVLSLSVSSPKHLERIGLLKGFVLDEESKLNQFYQSGLGKLVFLPFAYTLDKYRWQIFRGEVKPENYNCKFWEMRSKYSGVEPPVVRSEDDFDAAAKYHVSADVEYLRYFVSYIVQFQFHRAACEKAGQYVKGDPEKTVNNCDIYRSAEAGNALKAMLALGSSKPWPDAMEVLTGQRKMSAEALIEYFQPLYDWLVKENKAIGAFVGWEPTDKCKSA, from the exons ATGTGGtcggttctgctgctggtggtggcgctcgCTGCAGTCACCATCCGAGCCAGTGATCCGGACCTGGAGCGCAGCGAGCTGGCCGCCCAACGCTATGTGGGCGAGCTCGAGGACGAGGTGCTGgcccgcaacaacaacgccaccGAGCTTTCGTGGGCCTACGAGTCCAACATCACCGAGGAGGCCCTGAAGCGCCGCAACGAGGCCGCATCGCGTAATGCGAACTTTTTCAAG GAAGTTGCCCGTGAACTGCGGCTGTACGATTTCAACAGCTTCAAGGATGCCGACCTGAAGCGCCGGATCAAGAAGCTGACGGACCTCGGGTATGCGGCCTTGAGCGAGGACAAGTTTACGCTGCTCGTCGATGCGATCTCGCGCATGCAGGAGAACTACGCCACGGCGAAGGTGTGCGAGTATCGGAATGAATCCAACTGCCAGTTTGGGCTGGAACCGGAGCTGACGGAGAGGCTGGCGAAGGGCCGCGATGCGGAGGAGCTGAAGTATTATTGGGTGCAGTGGCACGATGTGGCCGGGAAGTCGGTGCGGAAGGATTTCGACGAGTACGTCACTCTGAACCGTGAGGCTGCCCAGCTGAACA ATTTTACGTCGGGCGCTGAGTATTGGTTGGATGCGTATGAGGATGAGACTTTCGAGGCACAAGTCGATGCAGCCATCGAACAGATAAAACCCCTGTACGAGCAGATCCATGCGTACGTAAGGTACAAGCTGCGGAAATACTACGGCGGTGAGATCGTGTCCGAGAAGGGACCCATCCCGATCCACCTACTCGGCAATATGTGGGGACAAACGTGGGACAATGTGGCGGACATCACGACACCgttcccgaagaagaagctgctggACGTCACCGAAGAGATGGTTCGCCAGGGCTACACTGCGGTGAAAATGTTCCAGATGGGCGACGAATTTTTCCAGTCACTGAACATGACCAAGCTGCCACC GACATTCTGGGAGAAGAGCATCCTAGAGAAGCCCAAGGACGGCAGGGAATTGGTGTGCCACGCCAGCGCCTGGGATTTCTACAAAACGGACGATGTGCGCATTAAGCAGTGCACTCGCATCAATATGGAAGATTTCTTCACGGTGCACCACGAACTCGGCCACATCCAGTACTACCTGCAGTACCAGCACTTGCCCAGTGTCTACCGGGAGGGCGCCAATCCGGGCTTCCATGAGGCGGTTGGTGATGTGCTTTCCCTGTCCGTTTCGAGTCCGAAACATCTGGAGCGCATCGGTTTGCTGAAGGGCTTTGTGCTGGATGAAGAATCGAAGCTGAACCAGTTCTATCAGTCCGGGCTCGGGAAGCTGGTCTTCCTACCGTTTGCCTACACGTTGGACAAGTACCGTTGGCAGATTTTTCGTGGTGAAGTGAAGCCCGAAAACTACAACTGCAAGTTCTGGGAGATGCGCTCGAAGTACTCCGGTGTCGAGCCGCCGGTCGTGCGCAGCGAGGACGATTTTGATGCGGCCGCCAAGTACCACGTGTCGGCGGATGTCGAGTACCTGCGCTACTTTGTGTCATACATCGTgcagttccagttccaccGGGCTGCGTGTGAGAAGGCGGGACAGTACGTGAAGGGAGATCCAGAGAAGACGGTCAATAACTGCGATATCTACCGGAGTGCCGAGGCTGGCAATGCGCTGAAAGCGATGCTAGCGTTGGGCTCGTCGAAACCGTGGCCAGATGCGATGGAGGTCCTTACCGGGCAGCGCAAAATGAGTGCCGAGGCCTTGATCGAGTACTTCCAGCCGCTGTACGATTGGTTggtgaaggaaaacaaagcaatCGGCGCTTTCGTTGGATGGGAACCGACTGACA AATGTAAATCAGCCTAA
- the LOC131212280 gene encoding angiotensin-converting enzyme-like isoform X3, giving the protein MKVSLDNAAFRKEVARELRLYDFNSFKDADLKRRIKKLTDLGYAALSEDKFTLLVDAISRMQENYATAKVCEYRNESNCQFGLEPELTERLAKGRDAEELKYYWVQWHDVAGKSVRKDFDEYVTLNREAAQLNNFTSGAEYWLDAYEDETFEAQVDAAIEQIKPLYEQIHAYVRYKLRKYYGGEIVSEKGPIPIHLLGNMWGQTWDNVADITTPFPKKKLLDVTEEMVRQGYTAVKMFQMGDEFFQSLNMTKLPPTFWEKSILEKPKDGRELVCHASAWDFYKTDDVRIKQCTRINMEDFFTVHHELGHIQYYLQYQHLPSVYREGANPGFHEAVGDVLSLSVSSPKHLERIGLLKGFVLDEESKLNQFYQSGLGKLVFLPFAYTLDKYRWQIFRGEVKPENYNCKFWEMRSKYSGVEPPVVRSEDDFDAAAKYHVSADVEYLRYFVSYIVQFQFHRAACEKAGQYVKGDPEKTVNNCDIYRSAEAGNALKAMLALGSSKPWPDAMEVLTGQRKMSAEALIEYFQPLYDWLVKENKAIGAFVGWEPTDKCKSA; this is encoded by the exons ATGAAAGTGTCACTCGATAACGCGGCGTTTAGGAAG GAAGTTGCCCGTGAACTGCGGCTGTACGATTTCAACAGCTTCAAGGATGCCGACCTGAAGCGCCGGATCAAGAAGCTGACGGACCTCGGGTATGCGGCCTTGAGCGAGGACAAGTTTACGCTGCTCGTCGATGCGATCTCGCGCATGCAGGAGAACTACGCCACGGCGAAGGTGTGCGAGTATCGGAATGAATCCAACTGCCAGTTTGGGCTGGAACCGGAGCTGACGGAGAGGCTGGCGAAGGGCCGCGATGCGGAGGAGCTGAAGTATTATTGGGTGCAGTGGCACGATGTGGCCGGGAAGTCGGTGCGGAAGGATTTCGACGAGTACGTCACTCTGAACCGTGAGGCTGCCCAGCTGAACA ATTTTACGTCGGGCGCTGAGTATTGGTTGGATGCGTATGAGGATGAGACTTTCGAGGCACAAGTCGATGCAGCCATCGAACAGATAAAACCCCTGTACGAGCAGATCCATGCGTACGTAAGGTACAAGCTGCGGAAATACTACGGCGGTGAGATCGTGTCCGAGAAGGGACCCATCCCGATCCACCTACTCGGCAATATGTGGGGACAAACGTGGGACAATGTGGCGGACATCACGACACCgttcccgaagaagaagctgctggACGTCACCGAAGAGATGGTTCGCCAGGGCTACACTGCGGTGAAAATGTTCCAGATGGGCGACGAATTTTTCCAGTCACTGAACATGACCAAGCTGCCACC GACATTCTGGGAGAAGAGCATCCTAGAGAAGCCCAAGGACGGCAGGGAATTGGTGTGCCACGCCAGCGCCTGGGATTTCTACAAAACGGACGATGTGCGCATTAAGCAGTGCACTCGCATCAATATGGAAGATTTCTTCACGGTGCACCACGAACTCGGCCACATCCAGTACTACCTGCAGTACCAGCACTTGCCCAGTGTCTACCGGGAGGGCGCCAATCCGGGCTTCCATGAGGCGGTTGGTGATGTGCTTTCCCTGTCCGTTTCGAGTCCGAAACATCTGGAGCGCATCGGTTTGCTGAAGGGCTTTGTGCTGGATGAAGAATCGAAGCTGAACCAGTTCTATCAGTCCGGGCTCGGGAAGCTGGTCTTCCTACCGTTTGCCTACACGTTGGACAAGTACCGTTGGCAGATTTTTCGTGGTGAAGTGAAGCCCGAAAACTACAACTGCAAGTTCTGGGAGATGCGCTCGAAGTACTCCGGTGTCGAGCCGCCGGTCGTGCGCAGCGAGGACGATTTTGATGCGGCCGCCAAGTACCACGTGTCGGCGGATGTCGAGTACCTGCGCTACTTTGTGTCATACATCGTgcagttccagttccaccGGGCTGCGTGTGAGAAGGCGGGACAGTACGTGAAGGGAGATCCAGAGAAGACGGTCAATAACTGCGATATCTACCGGAGTGCCGAGGCTGGCAATGCGCTGAAAGCGATGCTAGCGTTGGGCTCGTCGAAACCGTGGCCAGATGCGATGGAGGTCCTTACCGGGCAGCGCAAAATGAGTGCCGAGGCCTTGATCGAGTACTTCCAGCCGCTGTACGATTGGTTggtgaaggaaaacaaagcaatCGGCGCTTTCGTTGGATGGGAACCGACTGACA AATGTAAATCAGCCTAA
- the LOC131208117 gene encoding angiotensin-converting enzyme-like, which translates to MEFRVVLMLVTLCYASPRPHTSSEETEAFDYLAKLEPEILARRNAAMEANWIYESNITDENLDTKNQVASENASFFKEVAEHLAKYDYNNFSDEDLRRRIEKLASLGYSALPEDRFGEIMDAINNMKENYAKVKICDYHDRTKCELELEPELTEILANSRDPEELKYYWQQWYDAAGAPTRDDFQTYVKLNNEAAKLNNYQSGAESWLSAYEDESFEQQVETVMEELRPFYEQIHAYVRHRLREYYGENVVSEKGSIPMHLLGDMWALAWHQIADITSPFPDRQQLDVTDEMVRQGYTPMQMFEMGDQFFQSLNMTKLPQTFWEKSILEKPEDDRDMICHASAWDFSKQDDVRIRQCTRVTMEHLFIVHHELGHVQYYLQYQHQPSVYRGGANPGFHEAVGDVLSLSVSTPKHLEKIGLLKDFVQDEESKLNQIYSAALDKFVFLPFAYTIDKYRWGIFRGDIKPEEYNCKFWEMRSKYSGVEPPVMRSEADLDAPALYHISADVEYLRYFVAYIIQFQFHRAACETAGEYVKGDPEKTLKDCDIYQSAEAGNVIKAMLAMGSSKPWPDAMEVLTGERRMSADALIEYFQPLYDWLVVENERLGVYIGWEPSDKCKSL; encoded by the exons ATGGAGTTCAGGGTGGTCTTGATGCTGGTCACACTGTGTTACGCCAGCCCACGACCACACACGAGTTCTGAGGAAACGGAGGCTTTCGACTATTTGGCTAAGCTCGAGCCAGAAATCCTAGCACGTCGAAACGCAGCCATGGAAGCCAACTGGATATACGAGTCCAACATTACGGACGAAAACTTGGATACTAAAAATCAGGTGGCCTCCGAAAATGCTTCCTTCTTCAAG GAAGTTGCAGAGCACCTCGCCAAATACGACTACAACAATTTCAGCGATGAGGATTTGCGACGTCGAATTGAGAAACTTGCTAGCCTAGGATATTCCGCTCTGCCGGAGGATCGATTTGGCGAAATAATGGATGCCATAAACAACATGAAGGAAAACTATGCCAAGGTGAAGATTTGCGATTACCATGATCGTACAAAGTGCGAGCTGGAACTAGAGCCTGAGCTGACGGAGATACTGGCCAACAGCCGTGACCCCGAGGAGCTAAAGTACTATTGGCAGCAGTGGTACGATGCAGCTGGAGCGCCGACGAGGGATGATTTCCAAACCTACGTTAAACTGAATAACGAAGCAGCTAAGCTGAACA ATTACCAGTCTGGGGCCGAATCGTGGCTCAGTGCGTATGAAGATGAATCTTTCGAACAACAAGTGGAAACGGTGATGGAAGAATTGCGACCATTTTACGAACAAATCCACGCCTATGTTCGGCACCGCCTGAGGGAGTACTATGGTGAGAATGTTGTATCGGAAAAGGGATCAATTCCGATGCATCTGCTTGGCGACATGTGGGCTCTTGCGTGGCACCAAATCGCCGATATCACAAGCCCCTTCCCAGACCGTCAGCAGCTGGATGTGACCGATGAAATGGTTCGCCAGGGCTACACTCCGATGCAGATGTTCGAAATGGGCGACCAGTTCTTTCAGTCGTTGAACATGACGAAGCTTCCGCA GACGTTCTGGGAAAAAAGTATCCTCGAGAAACCTGAAGATGATCGAGACATGATCTGCCATGCCAGTGCCTGGGATTTTTCGAAACAGGACGATGTACGCATCAGGCAATGCACTCGGGTTACGATGGAACACTTATTCATTGTCCACCATGAGCTTGGCCACGTGCAATACTATCTACAGTACCAGCATCAACCGAGCGTGTATCGTGGTGGAGCCAATCCTGGATTCCATGAGGCGGTTGGTGATgttctttcgctttccgtttccaCTCCAAAGCACCTGGAAAAGATTGGCCTGCTGAAGGACTTCGTGCAGGATGAGGAGTCGAAGCTTAATCAGATATACAGCGCCGCATTGGataagtttgtgtttttgccatttgcctACACGATCGATAAGTATCGTTGGGGAATCTTCCGGGGTGACATTAAACCGGAGGAGTACAACTGCAAATTTTGGGAGATGCGCTCGAAGTATTCCGGCGTTGAGCCACCAGTAATGCGTTCTGAAGCCGATTTGGATGCTCCCGCTTTGTACCACATTTCGGCGGATGTGGAATATCTGCGATACTTTGTAGCGTACATTATtcagttccagttccatcGGGCGGCGTGCGAGACGGCGGGAGAATATGTGAAGGGTGATCCAGAGAAGACGTTAAAGGATTGTGACATCTACCAGAGCGCGGAGGCTGGCAACGTCATCAAAGCGATGCTGGCAATGGGATCATCGAAACCGTGGCCAGATGCGATGGAGGTCCTGACGGGAGAACGGCGTATGAGTGCCGACGCCCTGATCGAATACTTCCAACCGCTCTAcgattggttggtggttgaaAACGAACGTCTTGGAGTATACATTGGCTGGGAACCATCCGATA AATGTAAATCCCTATAA
- the LOC131208118 gene encoding angiotensin-converting enzyme-like has translation MKLFVGILCAVWLVCHVSGGAIPHRRVYSTEEEAFEYLAKLESEILSRRNAASEANWAYDSNITDENLEVKNQVASENAVFYKEVAEHLAKYDYKSFSDEDLKRRIESLVGLGYSALSEDKFSEMLDAINNMKENYAKVKVCDYHDRTKCDLALEPELTEILANSRDPEELKYYWQEWYDAAGEPTREDFQTYVDLNGEAAKLNGYESGAESWLRAYEDDTFEQQVDSVIEELRPFYEQIHGYVRYRLRQFYGEHVVSEQGPIPMHLLGNMWAQGWEHIADITSPFGDRQLLDVTDEMVAQGYNPIQMFEMGDEFFQSLNMTKLPPTFWEKSILEKPDDGRDLICHASAWDFSKENDVRIKQCTRVTMEQFSTAHHELGHVQYYLQYQHQPSMYRGGANPGFHEAVGDVISLSVSTPKHLEKIGLLKDYVQDEESKLNQFYRSALTKLAFLPFAYTIDKYRWGIFRGDIKPEEYNCKFWEMRSKYSGIEPPVMRSEGDFDPPAKYHVSADVEYLRYFVSYIIQFQFHRAACEKAGEYVKGDPEKTLNDCDIYQSTDAGNVIKAMLAMGSSKPWPDAMEVLTGERRMSADALIEYFQPLYDWLVVENDRLGVYIGWEPSDKCISEDED, from the exons ATGAAGCTCTTCGTGGGGATATTGTGTGCCGTTTGGCTTGTGTGTCACGTGAGTGGTGGTGCCATTCCGCATCGGCGAGTATATTCCACGGAAGAGGAGGCTTTCGAATATTTAGCCAAACTCGAATCGGAGATCTTGTCACGCCGGAACGCGGCCAGTGAGGCTAACTGGGCGTACGATTCCAACATTACCGACGAAAACTTGGAAGTTAAAAATCAAGTGGCTTCCGAGAATGCTGTCTTCTATAAG GAAGTAGCAGAACACCTCGCCAAATACGACTATAAAAGTTTTAGCGATGAGGATTTGAAGCGTCGAATTGAGAGTCTTGTTGGCCTAGGATACTCCGCTCTTTCGGAGGATAAGTTTAGCGAAATGCTGGACGCTATCAACAACATGAAGGAAAACTATGCCAAGGTGAAGGTTTGCGATTACCATGATCGTACAAAGTGCGACCTGGCACTAGAGCCTGAGCTGACGGAGATACTGGCCAACAGCCGTGACCCCGAGGAGCTGAAGTACTATTGGCAGGAGTGGTACGATGCAGCTGGGGAGCCGACGAGGGAAGATTTCCAAACATACGTCGATCTCAATGGCGAAGCAGCTAAGCTGAACG GTTACGAGTCGGGTGCGGAATCATGGCTCAGAGCATACGAGGACGACACATTTGAGCAACAAGTAGACTCGGTGATCGAAGAACTGCGGCCATTTTACGAACAAATCCATGGATATGTTCGATATCGGTTAAGGCAGTTTTACGGTGAGCATGTCGTATCGGAACAAGGACCAATCCCAATGCACCTGCTGGGTAACATGTGGGCCCAAGGCTGGGAGCACATTGCCGACATCACAAGCCCTTTCGGTGATCGACAACTGTTGGACGTTACGGACGAGATGGTTGCGCAAGGATACAATCCGATTCAAATGTTCGAGATGGGCGACGAATTTTTCCAATCGTTGAACATGACGAAGCTTCCTCC CACCTTCTGGGAAAAGAGTATTCTCGAGAAGCCAGACGATGGCAGGGACTTAATTTGCCATGCCAGTGCCTGGGATTTCTCGAAAGAGAATGATGTGCGTATCAAACAGTGCACTCGAGTGACGATGGAGCAATTCTCTACTGCGCACCATGAGCTTGGCCACGTGCAATACTATCTACAGTACCAGCATCAACCGAGCATGTATCGTGGTGGAGCCAATCCTGGATTCCATGAGGCGGTTGGTGATGTTatttcgctttccgtttccaCTCCGAAGCACCTGGAGAAGATTGGGCTGCTGAAGGACTACGTGCAGGATGAGGAATCAAAGCTTAATCAGTTCTATCGCTCAGCATTGACAAAACTGGCCTTCTTACCATTTGCATATACGATCGATAAGTACCGTTGGGGCATCTTCCGGGGTGACATTAAACCGGAGGAGTACAACTGCAAATTCTGGGAGATGCGCTCGAAATACTCCGGTATTGAGCCGCCGGTCATGCGCTCTGAGGGCGACTTTGACCCTCCAGCAAAGTACCATGTGTCTGCGGATGTGGAATATCTGCGATACTTCGTATCGTACATTATtcagttccagttccatcGGGCAGCTTGTGAGAAGGCGGGCGAATACGTGAAAGGTGATCCGGAGAAAACGTTGAACGATTGTGACATCTACCAGAGCACGGATGCTGGTAACGTCATCAAAGCGATGCTGGCAATGGGATCATCGAAACCGTGGCCAGATGCGATGGAGGTCCTGACGGGAGAACGGCGCATGAGTGCCGACGCCCTGATCGAATACTTCCAACCGCTCTAcgattggttggtggttgaaAACGATCGTCTTGGAGTATACATTGGCTGGGAACCATCCGACA AATGTATCTCAGAAGATGAAGACTAA